In Streptococcus dysgalactiae subsp. dysgalactiae, the following are encoded in one genomic region:
- a CDS encoding pseudouridine synthase — protein sequence MRLDKLLELVANGSRRQVKQLIKGQDVRIDHEIAWSGRQNVDPGLQLIEVSGKRISHPKHSYFILNKPAGVVSARSDINHVTVLDQLAEKDRHPDLYPVGRLDRDTEGLVLLTDNGPLGFRMLHPSHHVAKTYMVTVNGFLDEDAPDFFAAGIKFPTGEQCRPAQLTILQASQEKSQARLVISEGKFHQVKKMFLTYGLKVISLKRTSFAGLELGELASGAYRSLTDAETLVIKAYLD from the coding sequence ATGCGTTTAGATAAATTATTAGAGCTCGTTGCAAATGGTTCGCGGCGGCAAGTGAAACAGTTGATCAAGGGACAAGACGTGAGAATTGATCACGAGATCGCTTGGAGTGGGCGACAAAATGTAGACCCCGGGCTACAGTTGATTGAGGTTTCCGGAAAACGGATAAGTCATCCCAAACATTCCTATTTTATCCTTAATAAACCAGCAGGGGTTGTCTCGGCAAGAAGCGATATTAACCATGTAACAGTGTTGGATCAACTTGCGGAGAAAGACAGACACCCAGACTTGTATCCAGTTGGCAGATTGGACAGAGATACCGAAGGTTTGGTTTTACTCACTGATAATGGCCCTTTAGGTTTTCGAATGTTACATCCTAGTCATCATGTTGCAAAGACCTATATGGTAACAGTCAATGGCTTCTTAGATGAGGATGCTCCAGATTTTTTCGCAGCAGGAATTAAGTTTCCAACAGGAGAGCAGTGCCGACCAGCTCAGTTAACAATCCTTCAGGCAAGTCAGGAGAAATCACAAGCACGTTTGGTCATTTCAGAAGGTAAATTTCATCAAGTGAAAAAAATGTTTTTGACCTATGGCTTGAAAGTGATTTCTCTTAAACGAACTAGTTTTGCAGGACTGGAACTTGGGGAACTAGCGAGTGGAGCCTATCGTTCCTTGACTGATGCTGAAACATTAGTGATTAAAGCTTATTTAGATTGA
- the nagB gene encoding glucosamine-6-phosphate deaminase, protein MKIIRVQDQIEGGKIAFTLLKDSLAKGAKTLGLATGSSPISFYQEMIKSPLDFSDLTSINLDEYVGLPVDSDQSYDYFMRQNLFNAKPFKKNYLPNGLATDVEAEAKRYDQIIAEHPIDFQVLGIGRNGHIGFNEPGTSFEEETHVVDLQESTIEANSRFFTSIDDVPKQAISMGIASIMKSKMIVLLAFGEEKADAIKGMVSGPVTEDLPASILQQHENVIVIVDEAAASKLNKVD, encoded by the coding sequence ATGAAAATTATTCGGGTCCAAGATCAGATTGAAGGTGGGAAAATCGCTTTTACCTTATTGAAAGATAGCTTGGCTAAGGGAGCTAAGACCTTAGGATTAGCAACAGGAAGTTCACCCATTAGTTTTTACCAAGAAATGATCAAAAGTCCTTTGGATTTTTCGGACTTAACAAGTATTAACTTGGATGAATATGTCGGTCTTCCAGTAGATAGCGATCAGAGTTATGATTATTTTATGCGTCAAAACCTTTTTAATGCGAAGCCTTTTAAAAAGAATTACTTGCCCAATGGTTTAGCAACCGATGTCGAAGCAGAAGCTAAACGATATGACCAAATCATTGCAGAGCATCCGATTGATTTTCAAGTGCTTGGGATTGGGCGTAATGGGCACATTGGTTTTAACGAACCTGGGACTTCTTTTGAAGAAGAAACGCATGTGGTGGATCTTCAAGAATCAACCATTGAAGCCAATAGTCGTTTCTTTACAAGTATTGATGATGTCCCAAAACAAGCTATTTCTATGGGCATTGCTTCTATCATGAAGTCCAAAATGATTGTTCTTCTCGCTTTTGGAGAAGAAAAAGCTGATGCTATTAAAGGAATGGTATCTGGTCCTGTCACAGAAGATCTTCCAGCTAGTATTCTCCAACAACATGAGAATGTGATTGTGATTGTGGATGAAGCTGCAGCATCTAAATTAAATAAAGTTGACTAA
- the queA gene encoding tRNA preQ1(34) S-adenosylmethionine ribosyltransferase-isomerase QueA, with the protein MNTNDFDFDLPEELIAQTPLEKRDSSKLLIIDHEQKTMIDSHFDHIIDQLNPGDALVMNNTRVLPARLYGEKLDTHGHVELLLLKNTHGDQWEVLAKPAKRLKVGSQVSFGDGRLTATIVEELEHGGRIVEFNYEGIFLEVLESLGEMPLPPYIHEKLDDAERYQTVYAKENGSAAAPTAGLHFTTDLLSKIEAKGVHLVYLTLHVGLGTFRPVSVENLDDHDMHSEFYSLSEEAAQTLRDVKQAGGRVVAVGTTSIRTLETIGSKFQGDIQADSGWTNIFIKPGYQFKVVDAFSTNFHLPKSTLVMLVSAFAGRDFVLDAYKHAVDEKYHFFSFGDAMFVK; encoded by the coding sequence ATGAATACTAACGATTTTGATTTTGATTTGCCCGAAGAACTGATTGCCCAAACACCACTTGAAAAAAGAGATAGTTCAAAACTTTTGATTATTGACCACGAGCAGAAGACAATGATTGATAGCCATTTTGATCACATCATCGATCAACTAAATCCAGGTGATGCGCTTGTCATGAACAATACTCGTGTCTTACCTGCCAGACTCTATGGGGAAAAACTTGACACCCATGGTCATGTGGAATTGCTCTTATTAAAAAATACCCACGGAGATCAGTGGGAAGTCCTTGCCAAACCTGCTAAACGCCTCAAAGTTGGTAGCCAAGTCAGTTTTGGAGATGGTCGACTAACAGCAACCATTGTTGAAGAATTAGAACACGGTGGCCGCATTGTAGAGTTTAACTACGAGGGGATTTTTCTAGAAGTTTTAGAAAGTCTTGGCGAAATGCCTCTACCTCCTTACATCCATGAGAAATTAGATGATGCTGAACGTTACCAAACCGTATATGCTAAGGAAAATGGCTCTGCTGCTGCCCCAACTGCTGGTTTGCACTTCACAACAGACTTACTCTCAAAAATCGAAGCTAAGGGTGTCCATTTGGTTTACCTAACTCTACATGTGGGCTTGGGTACTTTCCGCCCTGTTTCCGTGGAAAATCTTGACGACCACGACATGCACTCTGAATTCTATTCCCTTTCAGAAGAAGCAGCACAAACACTGCGCGACGTCAAACAAGCTGGAGGCCGCGTTGTCGCTGTTGGAACCACCTCTATTCGTACATTGGAAACCATCGGAAGTAAGTTCCAAGGGGATATTCAAGCTGATTCTGGTTGGACCAATATTTTTATTAAACCAGGCTACCAATTTAAGGTTGTTGATGCCTTCTCAACTAATTTCCATCTTCCAAAATCAACTCTTGTCATGCTTGTTTCCGCCTTTGCAGGGCGTGACTTTGTCCTTGATGCCTATAAGCATGCTGTCGATGAAAAGTATCACTTCTTCAGTTTTGGCGATGCCATGTTTGTGAAATAA
- a CDS encoding DUF3114 domain-containing protein, translating into MKTLGKWLRFLIFLIFCISFWQKDYRRLTFEKKHKPYQDLVAPFYQKHPKLQELQLSEAIKLRHDLLNYVRKLNRDGWSYKAIQKGYLEHLTVGGNSYHFEQLYSRIRLIGSPDFQKLWQQEGMAQTPQEAQKRLELLLTYLNMPEEVTGQVHQTQQILAHFSPNLTPADPFWDQLSALIQACYINLEHIPYSSFNRQIHQLRYLLSTQQIEWVRSQYGKKGETDADALAKYLATLEDDDYNLYESSRYHNKVASILDASGNYQAVYTDNIPQSNYKILVHFHSEFILSESGQFLVALDPENLTRNSIVNGSSFNYGNQNDDLHRLLDIDPILLFEPTFIEEATHSPEATFLVPDLEQQGDKHNPIYSRNGKSSKQLTRAAIKKFKKLLYHYQSAITKTQTSNKQY; encoded by the coding sequence ATGAAAACACTTGGAAAATGGCTGCGCTTCTTGATTTTTTTAATCTTCTGCATTAGCTTTTGGCAAAAAGACTATCGTCGCCTAACCTTTGAAAAAAAGCACAAACCTTATCAGGACTTAGTGGCGCCTTTTTACCAAAAACATCCTAAATTACAAGAACTCCAGCTTTCAGAAGCTATTAAATTACGCCACGACTTGCTTAATTATGTTCGAAAACTCAATAGGGACGGATGGTCCTATAAGGCCATCCAAAAAGGATACCTTGAACACCTTACTGTTGGAGGTAACTCTTATCATTTCGAACAACTTTATAGTCGCATTCGCCTGATAGGATCACCTGACTTTCAAAAGCTCTGGCAACAAGAGGGGATGGCACAGACGCCTCAAGAAGCTCAAAAACGACTAGAACTCCTCTTGACCTATTTAAACATGCCAGAAGAAGTGACTGGACAGGTACACCAAACTCAGCAAATTTTGGCGCATTTTAGCCCCAATTTAACTCCCGCAGATCCCTTCTGGGATCAATTATCTGCTCTCATCCAAGCTTGTTATATCAATCTGGAGCACATCCCTTACAGCAGTTTTAACCGGCAAATCCATCAGCTACGCTACCTCTTATCTACTCAACAAATCGAGTGGGTTCGTTCTCAGTATGGGAAAAAAGGCGAAACTGATGCGGATGCTTTAGCCAAGTATCTGGCTACTCTCGAAGATGACGACTACAATCTATATGAATCATCTCGGTATCACAATAAAGTCGCCAGTATTTTAGACGCCAGTGGCAATTATCAGGCTGTCTACACTGATAATATTCCCCAGTCTAACTATAAGATTTTGGTTCATTTTCATTCAGAATTTATTTTGTCAGAATCTGGACAATTTTTAGTCGCATTAGATCCGGAAAACCTAACACGCAATAGTATTGTCAATGGTTCATCTTTCAACTACGGGAATCAAAACGATGACTTACACCGTCTCCTTGATATTGATCCTATTTTGCTCTTTGAACCTACATTTATCGAAGAGGCAACCCATAGCCCAGAAGCCACTTTCCTCGTTCCTGATTTGGAACAACAAGGTGACAAACATAACCCTATTTATAGTAGGAATGGGAAATCCTCCAAACAACTCACTCGCGCAGCTATCAAAAAATTTAAAAAGTTGTTGTACCATTATCAAAGTGCTATAACTAAAACGCAAACATCTAACAAACAATATTAA
- the sodA gene encoding superoxide dismutase SodA has product MAIILPELPYAYDALEPHFDAETMTLHHDKHHATYVANANAALEKHPEIGENLEELLADVTKIPEDIRQALINNGGGHLNHSLFWELLSPEKQDVTPDVAQAIDDAFGSFDAFKEQFTAAATGRFGSGWAWLVVNADGKLEITSTANQDTPISDGKTPILGLDVWEHAYYLNYRNVRPNYIKAFFDIINWKKVSELYQAAR; this is encoded by the coding sequence ATGGCTATTATTTTACCAGAACTTCCATACGCGTATGATGCTCTTGAACCACATTTTGATGCGGAGACAATGACTCTCCATCATGATAAACACCATGCGACTTATGTTGCTAATGCGAATGCTGCTTTAGAAAAACACCCTGAAATAGGTGAAAACCTCGAGGAATTATTGGCAGATGTAACCAAAATTCCAGAAGATATTCGTCAAGCCTTAATTAATAATGGCGGAGGACATTTAAACCATTCCCTTTTCTGGGAATTATTGTCCCCAGAAAAACAAGACGTCACTCCTGATGTTGCTCAAGCTATTGATGATGCCTTCGGTTCATTTGACGCTTTTAAAGAACAATTTACGGCAGCTGCTACTGGACGATTTGGTTCAGGATGGGCCTGGTTAGTTGTTAACGCAGATGGAAAACTTGAAATCACTTCAACAGCCAATCAAGATACGCCAATTTCAGACGGTAAAACTCCTATTCTAGGACTTGATGTTTGGGAACATGCTTACTACTTGAATTACCGTAATGTCCGTCCAAATTACATCAAAGCTTTTTTTGATATTATTAATTGGAAAAAAGTATCCGAACTTTACCAAGCGGCTAGATAA
- the holA gene encoding DNA polymerase III subunit delta: MITIEKIEKLSKQNLGLITLVTGEDIGQYSQLKSRLMTQIAFDKDDLTYSYFDMSETAYQDAEMDLLSLPFFAEQKVVIFDHLLDITTNKKSFLKEKDLKAFEAYLENPLETTRLIIFAPGKLDSKRRLVKLLKRDALILEASPLKEAELRTYFQKYSHQLGLGFESGAFDQLLLKSNDDFSQIMKNMTFLKAYKKSGTVSLEDIEQAIPKSLQDNIFDLTRLVLRGKNDAARDLIHDLRLSGEDDIKLIAIMLGQFRLYLQLAILAKEGKSEQQLVTSLSEILGRRVNPYQVKYAIKDSRTLSLKELAFVVKTLIETDYQIKTGVYDKQYLVDIALLKMVTTLQRSD; encoded by the coding sequence ATGATTACGATAGAAAAGATAGAGAAACTGAGTAAACAAAATTTAGGCCTCATTACGTTAGTAACGGGAGAGGATATTGGACAGTATAGCCAGTTGAAGTCGCGTTTAATGACGCAAATTGCTTTTGATAAGGATGATTTAACCTATTCTTATTTTGACATGTCCGAGACGGCTTATCAGGATGCAGAAATGGATTTGTTGAGTTTGCCTTTTTTTGCTGAGCAGAAGGTGGTCATTTTTGATCATTTGTTAGATATCACGACCAATAAAAAAAGTTTTTTAAAAGAAAAAGACCTAAAGGCCTTTGAGGCTTATTTAGAAAATCCCTTAGAGACTACTCGGCTAATCATCTTTGCACCAGGGAAGTTGGATAGTAAACGACGCTTGGTCAAACTCTTAAAACGAGATGCTCTTATTTTGGAAGCTAGTCCGTTGAAAGAAGCAGAGCTGAGAACTTATTTTCAAAAATACAGTCATCAACTGGGTTTAGGTTTCGAGAGTGGTGCCTTTGACCAATTGCTTTTGAAATCAAACGATGATTTTAGTCAAATCATGAAAAACATGACTTTTTTAAAAGCTTATAAAAAATCGGGGACTGTCAGTCTAGAAGATATTGAACAGGCCATTCCTAAAAGTTTGCAAGACAATATTTTTGACTTAACGAGACTCGTTCTACGAGGAAAAAACGATGCAGCTAGAGATTTGATTCATGATTTACGCTTATCAGGGGAAGATGATATTAAATTAATTGCTATTATGTTGGGTCAATTTCGCTTATATTTACAGCTTGCCATTCTTGCTAAAGAAGGAAAATCAGAACAGCAGCTTGTAACCAGTTTGTCAGAGATACTTGGTCGGCGAGTTAATCCTTATCAAGTTAAGTATGCTATTAAAGATTCTAGAACGTTGTCTCTCAAGGAGCTAGCATTTGTGGTCAAAACCTTAATTGAGACAGATTATCAGATTAAAACTGGGGTTTATGACAAACAGTATTTAGTTGATATAGCTCTTTTAAAGATGGTAACCACATTACAAAGGAGCGATTGA
- a CDS encoding DNA internalization-related competence protein ComEC/Rec2, translating to MNYRWIKWSPLPPIQLAFLVMALYYQIYCPSWLTCLLSSCLGMLLLKQFPQQTLCKVVMILALFAAVFVYRKHQLRQQLETQPLQVSQVALVPDSIRINGDQLAVIGRHGNHSYQLFYRFKHQMEARFFQKEYRWIVMHAKIVLDKAETSRNFRGFNYQSFLAYQGIYRIGKVEQVEQLKVVSPKSVGDYLSSLRRQAIVHCQQSFPKPMSHYLTGLLFGYLDKSFGEMTDYYSQLGIIHLFALSGMQIGFFLTCFRRGLTLLAIPLEWIKWIELPFACLYAALTGYSISVIRSLLQAQLGHLGIKGLNNLVYAFLLVLLWNAHALMTVGGVLTFSYAFILTVITFEELSGVKKHFVQVVTVSLGMLPFLLFYFASFNPMSMVLTGLLSYLFDALILPLLCLVFCLSPLITLSGCNYLFLFLEKVIQFLGNTLNVSLVFGSPTSWHLLILVISFAILYDYRQIRQRVITCGLLIGLTLLSVKYPLTNEVTFIDIGQGDSILVRDWTGKNLLIDVGGRLSFSSKEQWRQGHQTSNAQKTLIPYLKSRGIHTIDQLLVTHADTDHMGDIEAVAKAIRIKEILTSQGSLSQPSFVRRLRRLKCHVRVLAAGDQLPIMGSVLQVLYPWQLGDGKNNDSLVLYGRLLNQTFLFTGDLEKEGENEIIERYPQLRVDYLKVGHHGSNTSSSAAFLDHIQPKVAFISAGKNNRYQHPHRETLTRLEDRGISYYRTDIQGAIRLTGWLNWHIETAR from the coding sequence ATGAACTATCGTTGGATTAAGTGGTCTCCCTTGCCTCCCATTCAACTAGCCTTTTTGGTAATGGCTCTTTATTATCAGATCTATTGTCCTAGCTGGTTGACTTGCTTACTTAGCAGCTGTTTAGGAATGTTACTATTGAAGCAGTTTCCTCAACAGACCCTCTGTAAGGTTGTTATGATTCTGGCCTTATTTGCTGCTGTCTTTGTTTATCGGAAACATCAGTTGAGACAGCAATTGGAAACACAACCTTTACAAGTGTCTCAGGTAGCATTGGTTCCGGATAGTATTCGAATTAATGGAGATCAATTAGCTGTTATTGGGCGTCACGGTAATCATTCTTATCAGTTGTTTTATCGTTTTAAACATCAAATGGAAGCCCGATTTTTCCAAAAAGAGTACCGTTGGATAGTGATGCATGCCAAAATAGTATTGGACAAGGCTGAGACTTCCCGAAATTTTAGAGGATTTAATTACCAATCTTTTTTAGCCTATCAGGGAATTTACAGGATAGGAAAAGTGGAACAAGTAGAGCAGCTTAAAGTGGTTTCACCAAAGTCAGTAGGTGATTATTTATCTTCTTTGAGGCGACAGGCTATTGTCCATTGTCAACAATCCTTTCCAAAGCCCATGTCTCATTATTTGACGGGACTCCTTTTTGGCTATTTGGATAAGTCCTTTGGTGAGATGACAGATTATTATAGTCAGCTTGGTATCATTCATCTTTTTGCCCTATCAGGGATGCAGATTGGTTTCTTTTTAACCTGTTTTAGAAGAGGTTTGACGCTATTAGCTATTCCTCTCGAATGGATTAAATGGATAGAACTTCCCTTTGCCTGTCTATATGCTGCGCTGACAGGTTACAGTATTTCTGTTATTCGAAGCCTTCTGCAGGCCCAATTAGGTCATCTAGGCATAAAAGGTTTAAATAACCTGGTTTACGCTTTCTTACTTGTTCTTTTATGGAATGCTCATGCTTTGATGACTGTTGGTGGAGTACTAACATTTAGCTATGCGTTTATCTTAACTGTTATCACTTTTGAGGAGTTATCGGGAGTTAAAAAGCATTTCGTTCAGGTCGTCACCGTTTCTTTAGGGATGTTACCTTTCTTGCTCTTTTATTTTGCTAGTTTTAACCCCATGTCAATGGTGTTAACAGGGCTTTTGTCTTATCTCTTCGATGCTTTGATTTTGCCTCTTCTTTGCTTGGTTTTCTGTTTGTCTCCTTTGATAACTCTCTCAGGATGTAATTATCTCTTTCTTTTCTTAGAAAAAGTCATTCAATTTCTTGGGAATACCCTCAATGTCTCCCTTGTTTTTGGAAGTCCGACCAGTTGGCACTTGCTTATCTTGGTGATTAGCTTCGCTATTCTTTATGACTATCGGCAGATACGACAAAGAGTTATCACTTGCGGCTTGCTCATAGGCCTGACGCTTTTATCTGTTAAATATCCTTTGACCAATGAAGTGACCTTTATCGACATTGGCCAGGGCGATAGTATTTTAGTGAGGGATTGGACAGGAAAAAATCTCTTAATAGATGTAGGTGGGCGCCTTTCGTTTTCTTCAAAAGAGCAGTGGCGACAGGGGCACCAGACATCGAATGCTCAGAAAACCTTAATTCCTTACTTAAAAAGTAGAGGCATTCACACCATTGACCAATTACTAGTGACTCATGCGGATACTGATCATATGGGGGATATAGAGGCGGTTGCCAAAGCTATTCGGATAAAGGAGATTTTGACTAGCCAAGGTAGTTTAAGCCAGCCAAGCTTTGTTAGGCGGTTAAGGCGTTTAAAATGTCACGTTAGGGTTTTAGCAGCTGGAGACCAATTGCCTATTATGGGAAGTGTCTTACAGGTACTCTATCCTTGGCAATTAGGGGACGGGAAAAATAATGATTCTCTGGTTCTTTATGGTAGGCTCCTCAATCAAACTTTTCTATTTACAGGTGATTTGGAAAAAGAGGGGGAAAACGAGATCATAGAACGTTATCCTCAACTAAGAGTAGATTATTTAAAAGTAGGTCACCATGGATCAAATACCTCTTCTAGTGCAGCTTTTTTAGACCATATTCAGCCCAAAGTGGCCTTTATTTCTGCTGGAAAAAATAACCGTTATCAGCATCCTCACAGAGAAACCCTAACCCGTTTGGAGGATAGGGGAATTTCTTATTATCGCACGGATATTCAAGGAGCTATTCGGTTGACAGGGTGGCTAAACTGGCATATTGAGACTGCTCGTTGA
- a CDS encoding helix-hairpin-helix domain-containing protein, with amino-acid sequence MIDDLLTKGTNSLRKIYSLPRLIGVVLAIFLILTLSFVIWRKEQSQTKLPIVSTSSSIQQPASEEKKYPSEESNILVDLKGAVQQEGVYKLRANSRVRDVIELAGGLTQEADRHAINFAEKLVDEQVVYVAKQGEDISVLPNASSASKANAEMSNSTKVNINKANLEELQRISGIGVKRAQDILETRDSLGGFKTLDDLRQVSGIGEKTLEKLKHELSLD; translated from the coding sequence ATGATAGATGACTTGTTAACTAAAGGAACAAATAGCTTGAGAAAGATTTATTCTCTGCCACGCTTGATTGGTGTTGTGTTAGCCATTTTTCTGATACTAACCCTAAGTTTTGTTATCTGGAGAAAAGAGCAGAGCCAAACAAAACTTCCTATTGTATCAACTTCTTCTTCCATACAACAGCCAGCTAGTGAGGAAAAAAAGTATCCTTCAGAAGAGAGTAATATTCTAGTGGATTTGAAAGGAGCCGTACAACAGGAGGGAGTTTATAAGCTCAGGGCTAATAGCCGTGTGCGCGATGTCATTGAATTAGCTGGGGGACTTACTCAGGAAGCTGATAGACATGCTATTAATTTTGCAGAAAAACTGGTGGATGAGCAGGTTGTGTATGTGGCTAAGCAGGGTGAAGACATTTCTGTCTTGCCAAATGCCTCCTCAGCAAGTAAAGCTAACGCAGAAATGTCTAACTCAACAAAGGTGAATATCAATAAGGCAAATTTAGAGGAGTTACAACGTATTTCGGGCATTGGTGTAAAAAGAGCTCAGGATATTCTTGAGACGAGAGACAGTCTAGGTGGCTTTAAAACGTTAGATGATCTTAGGCAGGTATCTGGAATTGGTGAAAAAACACTTGAGAAATTGAAACATGAACTATCGTTGGATTAA
- a CDS encoding lysophospholipid acyltransferase family protein has translation MFYAYLRGLVVFLLWVVNGNAHYHHEENMLDASENYILVAPHRTFWDPVYMAFAARPKQFIFMAKKELFTNRLFAWWIKMCGAFPIDRDKPNPDAIRYPVNMLKKSNRSLLMFPSGSRHSQEVKGGVAVIAKMAKVKIMPAAYQGPMSVKGLLAGERVDMTFGNPIDVSDIKRMNDEGIAEVANRIQAEFDRMDDELAPFQPGKARNSLTYLYRLPLGLVLVVVLLLTMLFSYIASFVWDPDKHRH, from the coding sequence GTGTTTTACGCTTACTTACGTGGTTTAGTAGTCTTTTTATTATGGGTTGTCAATGGCAATGCCCACTACCATCATGAAGAAAATATGTTAGATGCTTCTGAGAATTATATTCTGGTAGCACCTCATCGAACCTTTTGGGATCCAGTTTACATGGCATTTGCAGCACGTCCTAAGCAGTTTATTTTTATGGCTAAAAAAGAGTTGTTTACGAATCGTCTCTTTGCTTGGTGGATTAAAATGTGTGGTGCTTTTCCTATTGATCGTGATAAACCGAATCCAGATGCTATTCGTTACCCTGTTAATATGCTCAAAAAGAGCAATCGTTCTCTTCTTATGTTTCCAAGTGGAAGCCGACACTCTCAAGAGGTCAAAGGAGGGGTAGCGGTGATTGCTAAAATGGCTAAGGTCAAGATTATGCCAGCAGCCTATCAAGGACCTATGTCGGTCAAGGGATTACTAGCGGGAGAACGAGTTGACATGACTTTTGGGAATCCCATTGACGTCTCAGATATTAAACGCATGAATGATGAAGGGATTGCTGAGGTGGCAAACCGTATTCAGGCAGAATTTGATCGGATGGATGATGAGTTGGCACCTTTCCAACCAGGCAAAGCAAGAAACTCTTTAACTTATCTTTACCGATTACCTCTGGGCTTGGTTTTGGTGGTGGTATTATTATTAACCATGCTATTTTCCTATATTGCTAGCTTTGTTTGGGATCCAGATAAACACCGTCATTAA
- a CDS encoding tRNA1(Val) (adenine(37)-N6)-methyltransferase, translating to MIKAILKEGERIDQLFSSDVRIIQSMDVFSYSIDSVLLSRFPKMPSKGLIVDLCSGNGAVGLFASTRTKATIVEVELQERLADMGRRSIQLNQLEDQVTMICDDLKYLLNHVPHSGVDLILCNPPYFKSHESSKKNVSEHYLLARHEITTNLEEICQVARHALKSNGRLAMVHRPDRFLEIIDSLRANGLAPKRVQFVYPKLGKAANMLLIEAIKDGSIEGMTILPPLIVHKENGEYTDHIFEIYFGAASKGKPDHDH from the coding sequence ATGATAAAAGCAATCTTAAAAGAAGGCGAACGTATTGATCAACTCTTTTCAAGTGATGTTCGCATTATTCAAAGCATGGATGTCTTTAGTTACTCTATTGATAGCGTCCTCTTATCCCGCTTCCCTAAAATGCCTTCCAAAGGGTTAATTGTGGATTTGTGTTCAGGAAATGGGGCGGTCGGCTTATTTGCTAGTACCAGAACCAAGGCAACCATCGTTGAAGTCGAGTTACAAGAACGGCTTGCTGATATGGGGCGGCGATCCATTCAACTTAATCAGCTGGAAGACCAAGTAACCATGATTTGTGATGATTTAAAATATCTCCTAAACCATGTGCCACATTCGGGAGTTGATTTGATACTCTGCAATCCCCCTTACTTTAAAAGTCACGAAAGTTCCAAGAAGAACGTCTCTGAACATTATTTATTGGCTCGTCATGAGATTACCACTAATTTAGAAGAGATTTGTCAGGTAGCCCGCCATGCCCTTAAATCAAATGGCCGTCTGGCAATGGTTCATCGACCAGATCGATTCTTGGAAATTATAGATAGCCTTCGAGCTAATGGTCTTGCTCCCAAACGGGTACAATTTGTCTATCCTAAATTAGGTAAAGCAGCTAATATGTTACTTATTGAAGCAATCAAAGACGGTTCTATTGAAGGGATGACTATTTTACCTCCTTTAATTGTCCACAAGGAAAACGGGGAATACACTGATCATATTTTTGAGATTTATTTTGGTGCTGCTTCCAAAGGAAAACCTGATCATGACCACTAA
- a CDS encoding GIY-YIG nuclease family protein encodes MTTKKAYMYVLECADKTLYTGYTTDLQKRLATHNAGKGAKYTRYRLPVSLLYYEVFNSKEAAMSAEALFKKRKTRSQKLAYIATHQKEKKKH; translated from the coding sequence ATGACCACTAAAAAAGCTTACATGTATGTGTTAGAGTGTGCAGATAAAACCCTCTACACTGGTTATACAACTGATTTGCAAAAACGTTTAGCCACACATAATGCAGGAAAGGGGGCTAAATATACTCGCTACCGATTACCTGTTTCTTTACTTTATTACGAAGTGTTTAATAGCAAAGAGGCTGCGATGAGCGCTGAGGCACTCTTTAAGAAACGAAAAACAAGAAGCCAGAAATTGGCCTATATTGCTACTCATCAAAAAGAAAAGAAAAAACATTGA